In Bifidobacterium sp. ESL0775, the following are encoded in one genomic region:
- a CDS encoding DsbA family protein: MSRKHRKPQNEPVRSSNDYATSTRNQRQRRAAKAAAEAQAAAVTAKERRQQTIIGAIVAFVVVALVAVIGATAWGEHSKTQQIKTQTTSNAYRQLQAVAQKPNNATNQGGLIACKKAKLNPKAPTVEIYLDFMCPNCGEINRTMDSALKKMNKARQINIEVHPVTFLDGNSTDHYSLRTASAAAYIASKDPGHLMDFVSALFEKDFQPSETAYKPVSDEQIICQAVKAGVDKTTARKATQGTYAEYMSKANNYTVFHRPELCDTAIYPQGGTFATPLIRVNKCVWSLKDRSYDELVSGFENSIGLKPQEVGNAKVLPTLGPTDAPKSA, encoded by the coding sequence ATGTCACGCAAACACCGCAAGCCACAGAACGAGCCGGTTCGTTCATCAAACGATTATGCGACTTCGACGCGAAACCAGCGACAAAGACGCGCGGCCAAGGCGGCGGCAGAGGCGCAAGCGGCCGCAGTCACCGCGAAAGAGCGCCGGCAGCAGACGATCATCGGCGCGATCGTGGCGTTTGTCGTCGTGGCGCTGGTCGCGGTGATCGGCGCCACCGCTTGGGGCGAGCACAGTAAAACGCAACAAATCAAGACACAGACCACCTCCAACGCTTACCGCCAGCTTCAGGCAGTCGCCCAAAAGCCCAACAACGCCACCAACCAAGGCGGCCTGATCGCCTGCAAGAAGGCCAAGCTAAATCCCAAGGCACCCACCGTCGAAATCTATCTGGACTTCATGTGCCCCAACTGCGGCGAGATCAACCGCACGATGGACTCCGCGCTGAAGAAGATGAACAAGGCGCGCCAAATCAACATCGAGGTGCATCCGGTCACGTTCCTCGATGGCAATTCGACCGACCATTACTCACTGCGCACCGCGAGCGCCGCGGCGTACATCGCCAGCAAGGACCCGGGCCATCTGATGGATTTCGTATCGGCCCTCTTCGAAAAGGACTTCCAGCCCAGCGAAACCGCCTACAAGCCGGTGAGCGATGAGCAGATCATCTGCCAGGCCGTCAAGGCCGGCGTGGACAAGACCACAGCGAGAAAGGCCACGCAGGGCACCTACGCCGAATACATGAGCAAAGCGAACAATTACACCGTTTTCCATCGTCCGGAATTGTGTGACACCGCCATTTATCCGCAAGGCGGCACCTTCGCCACCCCATTGATTCGTGTCAACAAATGCGTGTGGTCGTTGAAAGACCGCAGCTACGACGAGCTGGTATCCGGCTTCGAGAACAGCATCGGTCTGAAACCCCAGGAAGTCGGCAATGCTAAGGTCCTGCCGACACTTGGCCCCACGGACGCACCGAAGTCCGCATGA
- the ileS gene encoding mupirocin-resistant isoleucine--tRNA ligase → MSETTNSHVYPKASVGEQSAHVAPNPSFPKMEESVLDYWDKDDTFEKSVERNPSGDHSDNEFVFFDGPPFANGLPHYGHLLTGYAKDVIPRYQTMKGRKVSRVFGWDTHGLPAELEAQKELGIESVDQIEEMGIEKFNDACRKSVLKYTNEWKDYVHRQARWVDFEHGYKTLNTTYMESVMWAFKTLYDKGLAYKGYRVLPYCPKDRTPLSAHELRMDADVYQDRQDITLSVAVKMRDEDDAYAVFWTTTPWTVPTNFLIVVGEDIDYVEVKPTEGKFAGKKFYLGKPLLGSYAKELGENYEIVRELKGKELVGRRYWPVFPYFAGEEAESEGHIPGPNAYQILAADYVDTVEGTGMVHQAVYGEDDMNTLNAAGVNCIDVLDASCTFTADCPDYEGMYVFDANMPILRNLRNGDGPLARIPENHRALLFQEKSYVHSYPHCWRCGTPLIYKPVSSWFVSVTKIKDRLLANNQLINWIPENVKDGQFGKWLQNARDWSISRNRFWGSPIPVWVSDDPKYPRVDVYGSLDQLKADFGDYPRDGEGNVNMHRPYIDNLTRVNPDDPTGKSHMHRITDVLDCWFESGSMPFAQFHYPFENKEYFEQHFPADYVVEYIGQTRGWFYVLHVMATALFDKPAFKNVICHGIVLGDDGQKMSKHLRNYPDVNGVFNDYGSDAMRWFLMSSPILRGGNLIVTADGIRDTVRQVLLPVWSSYYFFTLYANAANGGKGYDARALKPEEVAGLPQMDRYLLARTRRLVVSVEHALDTFAISDACAAVQDFIDMLTNWYIRNNRERFWDEDENAFNTLYTVLEVLMRVMAPLAPMESESIWRGLTGGESVHLAEWPFVTVQDEKSHDVGANAESTGELNQGKETELGRVLVDEPKLVEAMEQVREVVSSTLSLRKSCQIRVRQPLAKLTVLVDNPDAVAEYDDILKTELNVKDVEFSTLADAGKHGLKIVHDLKVNARAAGPRLGKQVQFAIKGSKSGNWHVDESGAPVVETPNGDLKLEEGEYTLINQVEEVGAEDRANDVSAALPGGGFVILDTALTDDLIAEGYARDVIRAVQDARKDADLDIADRISLKLDMPTADAPKAEQFRDLIAHETLATKLDINAETSTDELKVTVAKA, encoded by the coding sequence GTGAGCGAAACCACCAATTCCCATGTGTATCCCAAGGCGTCCGTAGGCGAGCAAAGCGCGCACGTCGCGCCGAACCCGAGCTTCCCCAAAATGGAAGAATCGGTGCTCGATTATTGGGACAAGGACGACACCTTTGAAAAGTCCGTCGAGCGCAATCCAAGCGGTGACCACAGCGACAACGAGTTCGTCTTCTTCGACGGCCCACCGTTCGCCAACGGCTTGCCGCACTACGGCCACTTGCTGACCGGTTACGCCAAGGACGTCATTCCGCGCTACCAGACCATGAAGGGCCGCAAGGTCAGCCGCGTCTTCGGCTGGGACACCCACGGCCTGCCCGCCGAGCTTGAGGCGCAGAAGGAACTGGGGATCGAATCGGTCGACCAGATTGAGGAGATGGGCATCGAGAAGTTCAACGACGCCTGTCGCAAGTCCGTCTTGAAGTATACGAACGAGTGGAAGGATTACGTCCACCGTCAGGCCCGTTGGGTTGATTTCGAGCACGGTTACAAGACCCTGAACACCACCTACATGGAATCGGTGATGTGGGCGTTCAAGACACTGTATGACAAGGGCTTGGCTTACAAGGGCTACCGCGTGCTGCCGTACTGCCCGAAGGACCGCACCCCGCTTTCCGCGCACGAGCTGCGCATGGACGCCGACGTCTATCAGGACCGTCAGGACATCACCCTCTCCGTCGCCGTTAAGATGCGTGATGAGGACGACGCCTACGCCGTCTTTTGGACGACTACGCCTTGGACCGTGCCGACCAACTTCCTTATTGTCGTCGGTGAGGACATCGATTATGTCGAGGTCAAGCCTACTGAAGGCAAGTTCGCTGGGAAGAAGTTCTACCTTGGAAAGCCGCTGCTGGGTTCGTATGCCAAGGAACTTGGCGAGAACTATGAGATCGTCCGCGAGCTCAAGGGCAAGGAACTGGTCGGCCGTCGCTACTGGCCGGTCTTCCCGTATTTCGCGGGGGAGGAAGCCGAGTCTGAAGGCCACATCCCTGGGCCGAACGCCTACCAGATCCTCGCCGCCGACTATGTCGACACCGTCGAAGGTACCGGCATGGTCCATCAGGCTGTCTATGGCGAAGACGATATGAACACGCTGAACGCAGCCGGCGTCAATTGCATCGACGTGCTCGACGCTAGCTGCACCTTCACCGCCGATTGCCCGGATTACGAAGGCATGTACGTCTTCGATGCCAATATGCCGATCCTGCGCAACCTGCGCAACGGTGACGGCCCGCTGGCCCGCATCCCCGAGAATCATCGCGCGCTGCTCTTCCAGGAGAAGAGCTACGTGCACTCCTACCCGCACTGCTGGCGTTGCGGCACCCCGCTGATCTACAAGCCGGTCTCCTCCTGGTTCGTCTCCGTGACCAAGATCAAGGACCGTCTGCTCGCCAACAACCAGCTGATCAACTGGATTCCCGAGAACGTCAAGGACGGCCAGTTCGGCAAATGGCTGCAGAACGCCCGCGACTGGTCAATCTCCCGCAACCGCTTCTGGGGCTCGCCGATTCCCGTGTGGGTTTCAGACGACCCGAAGTACCCGCGCGTCGATGTCTACGGTTCGCTCGACCAGCTCAAGGCCGACTTCGGCGACTACCCGCGCGACGGCGAGGGTAACGTCAACATGCACCGGCCCTATATCGACAACCTGACCCGCGTCAACCCCGACGACCCGACCGGTAAGTCGCACATGCACCGCATCACCGACGTGCTCGACTGCTGGTTCGAGTCCGGCTCCATGCCGTTCGCGCAGTTCCATTACCCCTTCGAGAACAAGGAGTACTTCGAACAGCACTTCCCGGCCGACTACGTGGTCGAATACATCGGCCAGACCCGCGGCTGGTTCTACGTGCTGCACGTCATGGCCACGGCCCTGTTCGACAAGCCCGCCTTCAAGAACGTCATCTGCCACGGTATTGTGCTCGGCGACGACGGCCAGAAGATGAGCAAGCACCTCAGGAACTACCCGGATGTCAACGGCGTGTTCAACGACTACGGCTCCGACGCGATGCGCTGGTTCCTCATGTCCTCGCCGATCCTGCGTGGCGGCAACCTCATCGTCACCGCCGATGGCATCCGCGACACCGTGCGCCAGGTGCTGTTGCCGGTGTGGAGCTCGTATTACTTCTTCACGCTGTACGCCAACGCGGCGAACGGCGGCAAGGGTTACGACGCTCGCGCGCTGAAGCCCGAGGAAGTCGCCGGGCTGCCGCAGATGGACCGCTACCTGTTGGCCCGTACTCGCAGGCTCGTGGTTTCGGTCGAGCATGCGCTCGATACCTTCGCCATCTCCGACGCGTGCGCCGCGGTGCAGGACTTCATCGACATGCTCACCAACTGGTACATCCGCAACAACCGCGAACGCTTCTGGGACGAGGACGAGAACGCCTTCAACACGCTCTACACTGTGCTCGAAGTGCTCATGCGCGTCATGGCGCCGCTGGCCCCGATGGAGTCCGAGTCGATCTGGCGCGGGCTTACCGGTGGGGAATCCGTACATCTGGCCGAATGGCCATTCGTCACCGTGCAGGATGAGAAGTCCCACGATGTCGGCGCCAACGCCGAATCCACCGGCGAGCTCAACCAAGGCAAGGAAACCGAGCTGGGACGTGTGTTGGTCGACGAGCCCAAACTGGTGGAGGCCATGGAACAGGTACGTGAAGTCGTCTCCAGCACGCTTTCGCTGCGCAAGTCCTGCCAGATTCGCGTGCGTCAGCCGCTCGCCAAACTTACCGTTCTGGTCGACAATCCCGATGCCGTCGCCGAGTACGACGACATCTTGAAGACCGAGCTCAACGTCAAGGACGTGGAATTCTCCACGCTCGCCGACGCAGGCAAACATGGCTTGAAGATCGTGCACGACCTGAAGGTCAACGCCCGTGCTGCCGGTCCGAGGCTTGGCAAGCAGGTGCAGTTCGCCATCAAGGGCTCCAAGTCCGGCAACTGGCATGTCGACGAATCCGGTGCGCCAGTGGTCGAGACGCCGAACGGCGACCTGAAGCTGGAGGAGGGCGAATATACCCTGATCAACCAGGTCGAGGAAGTCGGGGCTGAGGATCGCGCCAACGACGTCTCTGCAGCGCTTCCCGGCGGCGGTTTCGTCATTCTCGACACGGCTTTGACCGACGATCTCATCGCCGAAGGCTATGCACGTGACGTCATCCGCGCCGTGCAGGACGCCCGCAAGGACGCCGACCTTGACATCGCTGACCGCATCAGTCTGAAGCTCGATATGCCAACCGCCGACGCTCCGAAAGCCGAGCAGTTCCGAGACCTCATCGCCCATGAGACGCTGGCCACGAAGCTCGACATCAACGCCGAAACGTCCACTGACGAGCTGAAGGTCACGGTCGCCAAGGCATAG
- a CDS encoding thioredoxin domain-containing protein, which produces MVDNGDEKDAQQPNEVDTDDISTTQANNTTGAPTAKLTQETSHTNKVDHSSPETSETATKTDEKKQKHLTLTIFGIIAAVLVVVIVAVVGYGYWDKQHAEERAYQQLQGLTQKPEGMNKQGGLPAFKASDFNPKAPSVDLYVDYFCPDCADLDHDTAPTLKKLAEARQINLYLHPVNFLDAKTKNHYSTRAAGVAAYISSHEPDKLLDFTSSMYDTDFHHQSLDGKNVTDQQIIDQALKAGVSKQVASAATNGSYTDYVQRATKYTLLRKDLFVDVRGEHRFSSPTITINGTMWKYRAMQKLENVSSALIQVIGLNERDVGNPQVTPSIGAHGQVGAIAKQYL; this is translated from the coding sequence ATGGTGGACAACGGTGACGAGAAAGACGCTCAACAGCCAAACGAGGTTGATACCGACGATATCTCAACAACACAAGCAAACAACACCACTGGTGCCCCAACAGCAAAGTTAACACAAGAAACCAGCCACACGAATAAAGTGGACCATTCAAGTCCGGAAACCAGCGAAACAGCAACCAAAACAGACGAAAAGAAGCAGAAGCATCTCACGCTCACCATCTTTGGAATCATCGCGGCGGTGTTGGTCGTGGTCATTGTGGCGGTTGTGGGGTATGGGTATTGGGACAAACAACATGCGGAGGAACGCGCTTACCAGCAGTTGCAGGGGCTGACGCAGAAGCCGGAGGGCATGAACAAGCAGGGCGGGCTACCGGCGTTCAAAGCCAGCGACTTCAACCCCAAGGCTCCCAGCGTCGACCTGTATGTCGATTATTTCTGCCCTGACTGCGCCGATCTCGACCACGACACCGCCCCCACGCTTAAAAAACTGGCCGAGGCGCGGCAGATCAACCTGTACCTGCATCCTGTCAATTTCCTCGACGCCAAGACGAAGAACCACTACTCCACCCGAGCCGCGGGAGTTGCCGCTTACATCTCCTCTCATGAACCAGATAAACTGCTCGACTTCACCTCATCAATGTATGACACAGATTTTCACCACCAATCACTGGACGGCAAGAACGTCACTGACCAACAAATCATCGATCAAGCGCTAAAGGCTGGCGTGAGCAAGCAGGTGGCCTCCGCCGCCACGAACGGCTCCTACACGGATTACGTTCAGAGGGCCACGAAATACACGCTCCTGCGCAAAGACCTTTTCGTCGATGTACGCGGTGAGCACCGCTTCTCGTCGCCGACTATCACCATCAACGGCACCATGTGGAAATACCGCGCCATGCAGAAGCTGGAGAACGTCTCGTCAGCACTGATTCAGGTCATCGGTCTGAACGAGCGGGATGTCGGCAACCCCCAAGTCACGCCGTCGATAGGCGCGCACGGCCAAGTAGGGGCAATAGCCAAGCAATATCTGTGA
- a CDS encoding TraX family protein, producing the protein MGKSNVIDNRTTGTIDKIRSRRLGLTTFDIKMIGVVLMVVDHVHQMFASQGAPNWLDWFGRPVATLFFFVSVIGFSHTHSKKAYMARLYVCMVLMAILDVVLQQVINYDGAQLVNNIFRDLFIGTIFMAAIDCFEAAFKKHGNKASSGFGAGVRGGDERADAVHGVIGRNAVAGTSVNNVTASGRAAMSASRHAGTVTRGFRVKKTFEGLLLLALPFLLSLALLPFMAQGDGTQSPVMIWVLRVLTAVDPAILLAENTVMVLLIPVMYALRNVKHSAVWRSVAIAVVAACYAFAGQTQWMMIFAIIPILLYNGAKGRGDKYFFYIFYPAHIAALYILASVI; encoded by the coding sequence ATGGGCAAAAGCAACGTTATCGACAATCGCACAACCGGAACCATTGACAAGATTCGTTCCCGTCGCCTGGGATTGACGACCTTCGACATCAAGATGATTGGCGTGGTGCTGATGGTGGTCGATCATGTCCATCAGATGTTCGCCTCGCAAGGTGCGCCAAACTGGCTCGACTGGTTCGGACGGCCCGTGGCCACGCTGTTCTTCTTCGTCAGCGTCATCGGTTTCTCGCACACGCACAGCAAAAAGGCCTATATGGCGCGACTTTACGTGTGCATGGTGTTGATGGCCATACTTGACGTGGTGCTGCAGCAGGTAATCAACTATGACGGTGCCCAGCTGGTCAACAACATCTTCCGCGACCTTTTCATCGGCACGATCTTCATGGCCGCCATCGACTGCTTCGAGGCCGCGTTCAAGAAGCACGGCAACAAGGCCTCCTCCGGGTTCGGCGCTGGCGTGCGCGGCGGTGACGAGCGTGCCGATGCAGTTCATGGGGTTATTGGTCGTAACGCTGTCGCCGGAACTTCCGTCAATAACGTTACCGCCTCCGGGCGGGCTGCGATGTCGGCCAGCAGGCACGCCGGCACTGTCACTCGTGGTTTCCGCGTGAAGAAGACCTTCGAGGGCTTGCTGTTGCTTGCCCTTCCGTTCCTGCTCTCGTTGGCGCTTCTGCCGTTCATGGCCCAAGGCGACGGCACGCAAAGCCCGGTGATGATATGGGTGCTGCGTGTGCTGACCGCCGTCGATCCGGCGATTCTGCTCGCTGAAAACACCGTCATGGTACTACTCATCCCGGTGATGTACGCCCTACGCAACGTCAAGCACAGCGCGGTTTGGCGGAGCGTGGCTATCGCCGTGGTCGCGGCGTGTTACGCCTTCGCCGGGCAGACGCAATGGATGATGATCTTCGCCATCATCCCGATCCTGCTCTACAACGGCGCGAAGGGACGTGGCGACAAGTACTTCTTCTATATCTTCTATCCCGCCCATATCGCCGCGCTGTATATCTTGGCGAGTGTCATCTGA